One Candidatus Neomarinimicrobiota bacterium genomic region harbors:
- a CDS encoding anhydro-N-acetylmuramic acid kinase: MKILGLMTGSSADGLDLCLVRFKGQDRAPDFEILHSCEIPYPETFQKSFRNPLQLSDDEIGRLDIELGLWFAKEIEKLNLDFDLIASHGQTIKHEPPHFSLQIGKPQAMSDKFNCPVIYDFRTADVEQGGQGAPLIPIVDQYLLQQKHSDVLSLNIGGIANMTIVPGSNNPAPVLAWDTGPGNTLIDKSVRMFTKDRLAFDEGGHIASQGKVNLKLLDELLKHEFYQRTPPRSAGQEQFGDSYFQDIIKQFYPGGKQECKDLIHTSTVLTARTIAQSINALSSEYSPGLMYVSGGGAFNKTLMGLLRDELPSIAIGHLNVRGVNPSNKEAFGFAYLGYLFTNGLSANLPSVTGARRAVTLGKLWEPQTG, translated from the coding sequence ATGAAAATCCTGGGACTTATGACAGGCAGTTCAGCAGACGGTCTGGATTTGTGTCTTGTGAGATTCAAGGGCCAGGATCGTGCTCCAGATTTTGAGATATTGCATAGCTGTGAGATTCCTTATCCTGAGACCTTTCAAAAAAGTTTCAGGAACCCATTACAACTGAGTGATGATGAGATAGGCCGTCTTGATATTGAGCTGGGCCTGTGGTTTGCCAAGGAGATTGAAAAGCTAAATCTTGATTTTGATCTCATTGCTTCCCATGGTCAAACCATCAAGCATGAGCCACCTCACTTTTCACTCCAGATTGGAAAGCCTCAGGCAATGTCTGACAAATTCAACTGTCCGGTGATCTATGACTTCAGAACCGCAGATGTTGAGCAAGGAGGACAAGGTGCTCCCCTGATTCCTATTGTTGATCAATACCTCCTGCAGCAGAAGCACTCTGATGTCCTCTCTTTGAACATTGGAGGTATTGCCAATATGACAATTGTGCCAGGATCCAACAACCCGGCTCCTGTGCTGGCGTGGGACACGGGTCCTGGAAACACATTGATTGACAAGTCGGTGAGGATGTTCACAAAAGATAGATTGGCTTTTGATGAAGGGGGTCATATCGCTTCACAAGGCAAAGTTAATCTCAAGTTGCTTGATGAATTACTTAAGCATGAGTTTTATCAACGCACTCCCCCGCGCTCTGCAGGACAAGAACAGTTTGGTGATTCCTATTTTCAAGATATCATAAAACAGTTTTACCCAGGTGGTAAGCAAGAGTGCAAAGATTTAATTCACACCTCAACTGTTTTAACTGCGAGAACAATTGCTCAAAGTATTAATGCCTTATCCTCCGAGTATTCGCCTGGCTTGATGTATGTATCGGGTGGTGGAGCATTTAATAAAACACTTATGGGATTGTTGAGGGATGAACTTCCTTCAATTGCGATAGGTCATTTGAATGTGCGGGGAGTAAACCCCAGCAATAAGGAGGCCTTCGGTTTTGCCTATCTTGGATATCTATTTACGAATGGGTTGTCTGCAAATTTGCCCAGCGTAACTGGCGCCAGAAGGGCAGTCACGCTGGGCAAACTATGGGAGCCACAAACTGGCTAG